The following are from one region of the Rhizobacter sp. AJA081-3 genome:
- the purB gene encoding adenylosuccinate lyase, which translates to MTLSALTALSPLDGRYAAKVAPLRPLLSEFGLMHRRVQVEVEWFIALSDAGFAEFKPLSEASRGLLRGLVLRFGEADAQAIKDIERTTNHDVKAVEYWLKSRFENSAELKAASEFVHFACTSEDINNTSHGLMLKAARAEVLLPALDRIVAKLQEMAHTLADVPMLSRTHGQTASPTTVGKEIANVVARLAHARSRIADVKMLAKMNGAVGNYNAHLAAWPAFDWESFSRKVVEDQLGLTFNPYTIQIEPHDWMAELFDAVTRTNTILIDWSRDVWGYVSLGYFKQRLKAGEIGSSTMPHKVNPIDFENAEGNFGLANALLTHLSQKLPISRWQRDLTDSTVLRNMGVALGYAVLGYDSLLRGLDKLEINHEALAGDLDAAWEVLAEPIQTVMRRYGLPNPYERLKELTRGKAITREAIAAFIDTLELPAAEKARLQALTPGNYTGVAAALARRLDAGAA; encoded by the coding sequence ATGACCCTGTCTGCCCTCACCGCCCTGTCGCCGCTCGACGGCCGCTACGCCGCCAAGGTCGCGCCGCTGCGCCCGCTGCTCTCGGAATTCGGACTGATGCACCGCCGCGTGCAGGTCGAGGTGGAGTGGTTCATCGCGCTGTCGGATGCCGGCTTCGCGGAGTTCAAGCCGCTGTCCGAGGCTTCGCGCGGGCTGCTGCGCGGGCTGGTGCTGCGCTTCGGCGAGGCCGACGCGCAGGCCATCAAGGACATCGAGCGCACCACCAACCACGACGTCAAGGCGGTCGAGTACTGGCTGAAGAGCCGCTTCGAGAACAGCGCCGAGCTGAAGGCAGCATCCGAGTTCGTGCACTTCGCCTGCACCAGCGAAGACATCAACAACACCAGCCACGGACTGATGCTGAAGGCGGCGCGCGCCGAGGTGCTGCTGCCGGCACTGGACCGCATCGTCGCGAAGTTGCAGGAGATGGCGCACACGCTGGCCGACGTGCCCATGCTCAGCCGCACGCACGGCCAGACCGCGAGCCCGACCACGGTGGGCAAGGAGATCGCCAACGTGGTGGCGCGCCTCGCGCACGCGCGAAGCCGCATCGCCGACGTGAAGATGCTGGCCAAGATGAACGGCGCGGTGGGCAACTACAACGCGCACCTGGCCGCCTGGCCGGCGTTCGACTGGGAGTCGTTCAGTCGCAAGGTGGTCGAAGACCAGCTCGGCCTGACGTTCAACCCGTACACCATCCAGATCGAGCCGCATGACTGGATGGCCGAGCTGTTCGACGCCGTCACGCGCACGAACACCATCCTGATCGACTGGTCACGCGACGTCTGGGGTTACGTCAGCCTGGGCTACTTCAAGCAGCGGCTGAAGGCCGGCGAGATCGGCTCGTCGACGATGCCTCACAAGGTCAACCCGATCGACTTCGAGAACGCCGAGGGCAACTTCGGCCTGGCCAACGCGCTGCTCACGCACCTGAGCCAGAAGCTGCCGATCAGCCGCTGGCAGCGCGACCTGACCGACAGCACCGTGCTGCGCAACATGGGCGTGGCGCTGGGCTACGCGGTGCTCGGCTACGACTCGCTGCTGCGCGGGCTGGACAAGCTGGAGATCAACCACGAAGCGCTGGCCGGCGATCTCGACGCGGCCTGGGAAGTGCTGGCCGAGCCGATCCAGACGGTGATGCGCCGCTACGGCCTGCCGAATCCCTACGAGCGGCTGAAGGAATTGACACGCGGCAAGGCGATCACGCGCGAAGCGATCGCCGCCTTCATCGACACGCTCGAACTGCCCGCCGCCGAGAAGGCACGGCTGCAGGCACTGACCCCGGGCAACTACACCGGCGTGGCAGCGGCGCTGGCCAGGCGACTGGACGCGGGAGCGGCCTGA
- the pyrF gene encoding orotidine-5'-phosphate decarboxylase produces MAQTFTEKLAAAERANESLLCVGLDPEPSKFPGAWQHDASRIFDFCATIVDATKDLVIAFKPQVAYFAAQRAEDQLERLMAHIRHVAPGVPVILDAKRGDIGSTAEQYALEAFERYRADAVTLSPFMGFDSVEPWLKYENKGLFLLCRTSNPGGSDLQSQRLVTGDLLYEHIARLAAGPWNRSGQLGLVVGATFPAEIERVRELAPTLPLLIPGVGAQGGDALATVRAGWRGSAERTTAPVVVNSSRAILYASRGNEFAAAARSAALATRASLAAGRDSAG; encoded by the coding sequence ATGGCGCAGACCTTCACCGAGAAGCTGGCCGCCGCCGAGCGCGCCAACGAGTCGCTACTGTGTGTCGGGCTGGACCCCGAGCCCTCCAAGTTCCCCGGCGCCTGGCAGCACGATGCCTCGCGCATCTTCGACTTCTGCGCGACCATCGTCGACGCGACGAAAGACCTGGTCATCGCCTTCAAGCCGCAGGTGGCCTACTTTGCCGCGCAGCGCGCCGAAGACCAGCTCGAGCGGCTGATGGCCCACATCCGCCACGTGGCACCCGGCGTGCCGGTGATTCTCGACGCCAAGCGCGGCGACATCGGCAGCACCGCCGAGCAGTACGCGCTGGAGGCCTTCGAGCGCTACCGCGCCGACGCGGTGACGCTGTCGCCCTTCATGGGCTTCGACTCGGTCGAGCCCTGGCTCAAGTACGAGAACAAGGGCCTGTTCCTGCTGTGCCGCACCTCCAACCCCGGCGGCTCGGACCTGCAGTCGCAGCGCCTGGTCACCGGCGACCTGCTCTATGAGCACATCGCCCGGCTCGCCGCCGGCCCCTGGAACCGCAGCGGCCAGCTCGGCCTGGTGGTGGGCGCCACCTTCCCGGCCGAGATCGAGCGCGTGCGCGAGCTGGCGCCGACGCTGCCGCTGCTGATCCCCGGCGTGGGCGCGCAGGGCGGCGATGCACTGGCCACCGTGCGAGCCGGCTGGCGCGGCAGCGCCGAACGCACCACCGCGCCGGTGGTGGTGAACTCCTCGCGCGCCATCCTGTACGCCAGCCGCGGCAACGAATTCGCCGCCGCGGCACGCTCGGCCGCACTGGCCACGCGTGCATCCTTGGCGGCGGGCCGCGACTCAGCGGGTTAA
- a CDS encoding PAS domain S-box protein codes for MLTDPRHDARAFVRRYIFGTSAVLSGIGALLMATNGAMPMPGRLWMFIGFLSSTAFSLIAWRWTGLRSDIGMLVTCIAGLLLIGGTSVLSGAGLNAPVIGFLCVAPFVMSATVNSRLGLLVAAAGAVLLMALAWAEQGGWLPGGNAVASLPLPRRLVTLLVLVGVGLAAGHLVSRVFDHYLGASRDREMRFRGLLGIAADSYWEMNEQYIVTAVWRRQSDQRFLPTPQPMTRPWDQEGMLYDEGALAAHQADLQARRPFRDLHVRWRRPDGSLRHELVSGEPRFDDGGRFLGYWGVSRDISDRVAAAEALRRSEAMLSHLVTTSPDLITLTDLSTGRYVMVNEAFTRFSGHSAAEALGRTALELGVWVSPQAREDFLQRLREQGSVKDLPIVFVSKSGLRYSLLISAASFEMEGGRYLVLNGRDVTAAETARLAHEAVLQNASLGIAFTRAQVFVQANPALEKMLGWPPGGLLGQPGRAVWASDDEYLEVGTLIGSALARGESVEIVRELTRRDGVKFWCRMLAKAVDPRHPMAGGTIWIVEDITERRRVEQALAKARDDAEAANRAKSAFLANTSHEIRTPLNGLVGLARLARRPDVDEARRRQYLDQIADSAETLSAVISDVLDLSKIEAGKLDVEQLAFDLHALLESLRQVYGTLADARGLEFGFTRGAGVPQWVWGDPVRVRQVLGNFLNNALKFTAKGSVQLRAVVDGGDTLRFEVEDTGPGITHEVRARLFQPFTQADQSTTRRFGGSGLGLSICRELATLMHGTVGVESEPGRGSRFWAALPLPATEAPAHDSGFGVLDPSPLADARVLMVEDNAVNMTIAVAMLEQWGVSVDQALDGAQAVQAVERAAAQGRPFDLVLMDVQMPVMSGYEATRLLRERPAGDRLPIIALTAAALSSEREQALASGMNGFLTKPIDAQQLHDSLVTALGRSS; via the coding sequence TTGCTCACCGATCCGCGCCACGACGCTCGTGCGTTCGTGCGCCGCTACATCTTCGGCACCTCCGCCGTGCTCAGCGGCATCGGTGCGCTGCTGATGGCCACGAATGGGGCCATGCCGATGCCCGGCCGGCTGTGGATGTTCATCGGCTTCCTGTCTTCCACCGCCTTCAGCCTGATCGCCTGGCGCTGGACGGGGCTTCGCAGCGACATCGGCATGCTGGTCACCTGCATCGCCGGCCTGCTGCTGATCGGCGGTACCTCGGTGCTCAGTGGCGCCGGCCTGAACGCTCCGGTGATCGGTTTCCTGTGCGTGGCACCGTTCGTGATGAGCGCCACCGTGAACAGCCGGCTGGGCCTGCTGGTCGCCGCGGCTGGCGCGGTGCTGCTGATGGCGCTGGCTTGGGCCGAACAAGGCGGCTGGCTGCCCGGCGGCAATGCCGTGGCCTCGCTGCCACTGCCGCGCCGTCTCGTGACCCTGCTCGTGCTGGTGGGAGTGGGCTTGGCGGCCGGACACCTGGTGAGCCGCGTCTTCGACCACTATCTCGGCGCCAGTCGTGATCGCGAGATGCGCTTTCGCGGCTTGCTGGGCATCGCCGCGGATTCGTACTGGGAGATGAACGAGCAGTACATCGTCACGGCAGTGTGGCGCCGCCAGAGCGATCAGCGCTTCCTGCCGACCCCGCAGCCGATGACGCGGCCCTGGGATCAGGAGGGCATGCTGTACGACGAAGGCGCGCTCGCGGCCCACCAGGCCGACCTGCAGGCACGCAGGCCGTTCCGCGACCTGCACGTGCGCTGGCGCCGGCCCGACGGCAGCCTGCGCCACGAACTGGTCAGCGGCGAGCCGCGCTTCGACGACGGCGGCCGCTTCCTCGGCTACTGGGGCGTGTCGCGCGACATCAGCGATCGTGTTGCCGCGGCGGAGGCACTGCGCCGTTCCGAGGCGATGCTGTCGCACCTGGTGACGACCAGCCCCGACCTGATCACCTTGACCGACCTGTCCACCGGACGCTACGTGATGGTCAACGAGGCCTTCACACGCTTCTCCGGCCACAGCGCCGCCGAGGCGCTGGGCCGCACCGCGCTCGAGCTGGGCGTGTGGGTCAGCCCGCAGGCGCGCGAGGACTTCCTGCAACGTCTGCGCGAGCAGGGCTCGGTGAAGGACCTGCCCATCGTGTTCGTCTCGAAGTCGGGGCTGCGCTACTCGCTGCTGATCTCGGCGGCCAGCTTCGAGATGGAAGGCGGCCGCTACCTCGTGCTCAATGGCCGCGACGTGACCGCCGCCGAGACGGCCCGCCTGGCGCACGAGGCGGTGCTGCAGAACGCCTCGCTGGGCATCGCCTTCACGCGCGCACAGGTCTTCGTGCAGGCCAACCCGGCGCTCGAGAAGATGCTCGGCTGGCCGCCGGGCGGCCTGCTCGGCCAGCCCGGGCGCGCGGTCTGGGCCAGCGATGACGAGTACCTGGAAGTCGGCACCTTGATCGGCTCCGCGCTGGCGCGCGGCGAGTCGGTCGAGATCGTGCGCGAGCTCACGCGCCGCGACGGCGTGAAGTTCTGGTGTCGCATGCTGGCCAAGGCGGTGGACCCGCGCCACCCGATGGCCGGCGGCACGATCTGGATCGTCGAGGACATCACCGAGCGCCGCCGCGTCGAGCAGGCGCTGGCCAAGGCCCGCGACGATGCCGAGGCGGCCAACCGCGCGAAGAGCGCCTTCCTCGCCAACACCAGCCACGAGATCCGCACGCCGCTGAACGGCCTGGTCGGCCTGGCGCGGCTGGCGCGGCGGCCCGACGTCGACGAGGCTCGCCGCCGGCAGTACCTGGACCAGATCGCCGACAGCGCCGAGACGCTGTCGGCGGTGATCTCAGACGTGCTCGACCTGTCGAAGATCGAGGCCGGCAAGCTCGACGTCGAGCAGCTCGCCTTCGATCTTCATGCGCTGCTCGAGTCGCTGCGCCAGGTGTACGGCACGCTGGCCGATGCGCGCGGCCTGGAGTTCGGCTTCACGCGGGGCGCCGGCGTGCCGCAATGGGTGTGGGGCGACCCGGTGCGCGTGCGCCAGGTGCTCGGCAACTTCCTCAACAACGCATTGAAGTTCACCGCCAAGGGCAGCGTGCAGTTGCGGGCCGTGGTCGATGGCGGCGACACGCTGCGATTCGAGGTCGAGGACACTGGCCCGGGCATCACGCACGAGGTGCGCGCCCGGCTGTTCCAGCCCTTCACGCAGGCCGACCAGTCGACCACGCGCCGCTTCGGCGGCAGCGGCCTGGGCCTGTCGATCTGCCGCGAACTGGCGACGCTGATGCACGGCACGGTCGGCGTCGAAAGCGAGCCGGGCCGCGGCAGCCGCTTCTGGGCCGCGTTGCCGCTGCCCGCCACCGAGGCACCGGCACACGACTCGGGTTTCGGCGTGCTCGATCCTTCGCCCTTGGCGGACGCGCGCGTGCTGATGGTCGAGGACAACGCGGTCAACATGACCATCGCGGTGGCCATGCTCGAGCAGTGGGGCGTGTCGGTCGACCAGGCCCTCGACGGCGCGCAGGCCGTGCAGGCCGTCGAGCGCGCGGCGGCGCAGGGCCGGCCGTTCGACCTGGTGCTGATGGATGTGCAGATGCCGGTGATGAGCGGCTACGAGGCCACGCGATTGCTGCGCGAACGGCCCGCCGGAGACCGGCTGCCGATCATCGCGCTGACCGCCGCGGCGCTGAGCTCCGAGCGCGAGCAGGCGCTGGCCAGCGGCATGAACGGCTTCCTGACCAAGCCGATCGACGCGCAACAACTGCACGATTCCCTGGTGACCGCCCTCGGACGCTCGTCGTAA
- a CDS encoding PAS domain S-box protein, translating into MSLRPRVNAVETPDAVRRLVGPLYFGTAIGAALAGAAIFLLLPTPVSAPTRAALCAAFVAYAMFAAWALRASRRSSFPMNAALLAVSAIAVVLAVSASVALGDGLRNPAIAFGALVVCMLGAVGGVRHGIGLAILNALSVGALGWGHLSGRLPAPPGAVSVQVLCAIHWLLIGCGVAGGALISRVLDHYLAESAQRERRFRELLGIAVDWYWEQDEEFRFSRVTESRAGVATLSPQRAIGRTPWEHTGLGLDDEQLDAHRADLEAHRPFSNLVTSSHDAQGRLRHLALSGEPKFDADGVFQGYWGVGRDVTAQVRAQQAVAASEMRYRTLFARSPSPLVLHRRGTVLDANEAAARLFGYRDAQAMKGSNVLDHFTAVEQRHTVRERIALSEQLAVGQALPVVDYQMNALDGRPFAVQATAVCVDSAAGPALLTIYVDITARKAAEAALRRSEALLSHLFATSPDCLTLSEFDSGRYALVNDCFLQVAGYRRDEVIGRTALELGIWQQPGDRDAFSETIRRQGSVQGLPVTFRRRDGKRIPMLISGARFDFDGQRFLVLAARDVSTSEQTRLEVEAILNTVTLAIAFVREQRIVRINARHREMFGWSEDELRSATLSVLWPDPSGFQGMRRQAITKLRQKHGYECETQLKRRDGSLFWCRLQAQSVDPSNPIGGGTIWSAEDITERRQTQQALADARDAAEAASRAKSAFLANTSHEIRTPLNGLLGLARLAMQPGQTEQRRQQYLAQIVDSTQSLAGIISDILDLSKVEAGRITLEDVPFGLRDTVASVHHAYLSLAEGKDLALVLSIADEVPETVRGDPLRVRQILTNLVANAIKFTERGSVRIEASVRGDRIRLAVHDTGPGIDADTQQRLFEPFSQADDSTTRRYGGTGLGLSICRELAQLMGGSVGINSAPGYGSAFWADLPLPAAAATPAPHTGNDLLAPLQGGRVLIAEDNPVNMLIAVAMLEQWGLDVAQAGDGAAAVDAVNAAAAAGRPFDLVLMDVHMPVLSGHAAVRQLRERFDAEALPIVALTAAALTSERDEALAAGMNDFLTKPIDVARLRETLARHLRRTAAA; encoded by the coding sequence ATGAGCCTTCGCCCCCGCGTGAACGCGGTCGAAACGCCCGATGCCGTGCGACGCCTGGTCGGCCCGCTGTATTTCGGCACGGCCATCGGCGCCGCGCTGGCCGGCGCGGCCATCTTTCTGCTGCTGCCCACGCCGGTATCGGCGCCCACGCGTGCCGCACTGTGCGCCGCCTTCGTCGCCTACGCGATGTTCGCCGCCTGGGCACTGCGCGCCAGCCGGCGCAGCAGCTTCCCGATGAACGCGGCCTTGCTGGCCGTCTCGGCGATCGCCGTGGTGCTCGCGGTGTCAGCCAGCGTGGCGCTCGGCGACGGCCTGCGCAACCCGGCGATCGCCTTCGGCGCGCTGGTGGTGTGCATGCTCGGGGCCGTCGGAGGCGTTCGCCATGGCATCGGGCTGGCGATCCTGAATGCGCTGTCGGTCGGCGCCCTCGGCTGGGGCCACCTCAGCGGCCGCCTGCCGGCGCCGCCGGGCGCGGTGTCGGTGCAGGTGCTGTGCGCCATCCACTGGCTGCTGATCGGCTGTGGCGTGGCCGGGGGCGCGCTGATCTCGCGCGTGCTCGATCACTACCTTGCCGAGAGCGCGCAGCGCGAGCGGCGCTTCCGCGAACTGCTGGGCATCGCGGTCGACTGGTACTGGGAGCAGGACGAGGAGTTCCGCTTCAGCCGCGTCACCGAGAGCCGCGCCGGCGTCGCCACGCTGTCGCCGCAGCGAGCAATCGGCCGTACGCCCTGGGAGCACACCGGCCTGGGTCTGGACGACGAACAGCTCGATGCCCACCGCGCCGACCTCGAGGCACACCGCCCGTTCAGCAACCTCGTCACCTCGAGCCACGATGCGCAGGGGCGGCTGCGCCATCTCGCGCTCAGCGGCGAGCCGAAGTTCGACGCCGACGGCGTTTTCCAGGGTTACTGGGGCGTGGGCCGCGACGTGACGGCGCAGGTGCGCGCGCAGCAGGCGGTGGCGGCCAGCGAGATGCGCTACCGCACGCTGTTCGCACGCTCGCCGTCGCCGCTGGTGCTGCATCGCCGTGGCACGGTGCTCGACGCCAACGAGGCCGCCGCCCGGCTGTTCGGCTACCGCGATGCGCAGGCCATGAAGGGCAGCAACGTGCTCGACCACTTCACCGCCGTCGAGCAGCGGCACACGGTGCGCGAGCGCATCGCGCTGTCCGAGCAGCTCGCCGTCGGCCAGGCGCTGCCGGTGGTCGACTACCAGATGAATGCGCTCGATGGCCGGCCGTTCGCCGTGCAGGCCACCGCGGTGTGCGTGGACAGCGCCGCCGGCCCGGCCCTGCTGACCATCTACGTCGACATCACCGCGCGCAAGGCCGCCGAGGCCGCGCTGCGCCGCTCGGAGGCGCTGCTCTCGCACCTGTTCGCCACCAGCCCCGACTGCCTGACGCTGTCGGAGTTCGACAGCGGCCGCTACGCGCTGGTCAACGACTGCTTCCTGCAGGTGGCCGGCTACCGCCGCGACGAGGTGATCGGCCGCACCGCGCTGGAGCTCGGCATCTGGCAGCAGCCCGGCGACCGCGACGCCTTTTCCGAGACGATCCGCCGCCAGGGCAGCGTGCAGGGGCTGCCGGTGACCTTCCGTCGCCGCGACGGCAAGCGCATCCCGATGCTGATCTCCGGGGCACGCTTCGACTTCGACGGCCAGCGTTTCCTCGTGCTCGCCGCACGCGACGTCAGCACCAGCGAGCAGACGCGGCTGGAGGTCGAGGCCATCCTCAACACTGTGACGCTGGCCATTGCCTTCGTGCGCGAGCAGCGCATCGTGCGCATCAACGCGCGGCACCGCGAGATGTTCGGCTGGAGCGAGGACGAGCTGCGCAGCGCCACGCTCAGCGTGCTGTGGCCGGACCCATCCGGCTTCCAGGGCATGCGCCGGCAGGCCATCACCAAGCTGCGCCAGAAGCATGGCTACGAGTGCGAGACGCAGCTCAAGCGCCGCGACGGCAGCCTGTTCTGGTGCCGGCTTCAGGCACAGTCGGTCGACCCGTCCAACCCGATCGGCGGCGGCACGATCTGGTCGGCCGAGGACATCACCGAGCGGCGCCAGACCCAGCAGGCGCTGGCCGACGCGCGCGACGCGGCCGAAGCCGCCAGCCGCGCGAAGAGCGCTTTCCTGGCCAACACCAGCCACGAGATCCGCACGCCGCTGAACGGCCTGCTCGGCCTGGCGCGGCTGGCGATGCAGCCGGGGCAGACCGAGCAACGCCGCCAGCAGTACCTGGCGCAGATCGTCGACAGCACGCAGAGCCTGGCGGGCATCATCAGCGACATCCTCGACCTGTCGAAAGTCGAGGCCGGACGCATCACGCTGGAGGACGTGCCCTTCGGCCTGCGCGACACCGTCGCCTCGGTGCACCATGCCTACCTGTCGCTGGCCGAGGGCAAGGACCTGGCGCTGGTGCTGTCGATCGCCGACGAGGTGCCCGAGACCGTGCGCGGCGACCCGCTGCGCGTGCGGCAGATTCTCACCAATCTGGTGGCCAACGCGATCAAGTTCACCGAACGCGGCAGCGTGCGCATCGAAGCGAGCGTGCGCGGCGACCGGATCCGCCTGGCCGTGCACGACACCGGGCCGGGCATCGACGCGGACACGCAGCAGCGCCTGTTCGAGCCGTTCTCGCAGGCCGACGATTCGACCACCCGGCGTTATGGCGGCACGGGCCTGGGCCTGTCGATCTGCCGCGAGCTCGCGCAGCTGATGGGCGGCAGCGTCGGCATCAACAGCGCGCCCGGCTACGGCAGCGCCTTCTGGGCCGACCTGCCGCTGCCTGCGGCCGCCGCCACGCCGGCGCCGCACACCGGCAACGATCTGCTCGCGCCGCTGCAAGGCGGCCGCGTGCTCATCGCCGAGGACAACCCGGTGAACATGCTGATCGCCGTGGCCATGCTCGAGCAATGGGGCCTGGATGTCGCGCAGGCGGGCGACGGCGCGGCCGCCGTCGATGCGGTGAACGCGGCGGCCGCCGCCGGCCGGCCCTTCGACCTGGTGCTGATGGACGTGCACATGCCGGTGCTCAGCGGCCACGCCGCCGTACGGCAGCTGCGCGAGCGCTTCGACGCCGAGGCCCTGCCCATCGTCGCGCTGACGGCCGCCGCGTTGACCTCCGAGCGCGACGAGGCGCTGGCTGCCGGCATGAACGACTTCCTCACCAAGCCGATCGACGTGGCGCGACTGCGCGAGACGCTGGCCCGCCACCTGCGGCGCACCGCCGCGGCCTGA
- a CDS encoding molybdopterin cofactor-binding domain-containing protein, which produces MKRRSLLLAGAGTAGALIVGWGLLPPRSRLGRADSRADADGRIALNGWIRIAPDGHVVLAMNRSEMGQGVHTALAMLAAEELDLPLARIELVDAGADALYGNVAALVGGLPFHPSDSEPGQETRSVRTGRWVVGKLARELGLSLTGGSSSVADAWEPVRLAAATARAQLLGAASLRWKLPADELSVADGVISHTGDSRRAHYGELVGTAVATPPGPVQLKPREQWKLIGRAAPRIDLPAKVDGTARFGLDVRLPGLVYAVVRHAPALGGSPGRVDVEPAMKLAGVERVVRLGPYAGSTAALAVIGRSSWHARRGAAALAVDWQPPPAGTLDSNSIAASLDAAARAAAASDEGLAFYRRGDANLTLAGAARRVEALYRAPYLAHAAMEPINCTARVADGRVELWAPTQVPSFARAIAARVAGVPESNVTLHVTYLGGGFGRRLEVDVIGQAVRVALETGGRPVQLLWTREEDMTHDFYRPAGAALMQAGLDAQGRVQALKITSAGDAITPRFMERNAPGLAGPLDLPDKTASEGLFDLPYDVPHQRIAHVATRSGVPVGNWRSVGHSHNAFFSESFVDELAHAAGRDPVAFRLSMLEGLPRHAAVLKLVAEKAGWGAPLPAGTARGVALHESFGSMVAQVVEASLADGRPIVRRVVCAADVGTVVHPGIVVQQMESAIVFGLSAALFGRVDIVASVVQQNNFPNHPILTMAQTPRIETHLVASTNAPGGVGEPGTPPVAPALANALFALTGRRLRELPLL; this is translated from the coding sequence ATGAAGCGGCGCAGCCTGCTGCTGGCCGGCGCGGGAACCGCCGGCGCGCTCATCGTTGGCTGGGGCCTCCTGCCGCCGCGCAGCCGCCTCGGCCGCGCCGACAGCCGGGCCGACGCCGACGGCCGCATCGCGCTCAACGGCTGGATCCGCATCGCGCCCGACGGCCATGTCGTGCTGGCGATGAACCGCAGCGAGATGGGCCAGGGTGTGCACACCGCATTGGCCATGCTGGCAGCCGAGGAGCTCGACCTTCCGCTCGCGCGCATCGAACTCGTCGATGCCGGCGCCGATGCCCTCTACGGCAACGTCGCGGCGCTGGTGGGCGGCCTGCCCTTCCACCCCAGCGACAGCGAGCCCGGGCAGGAGACGCGCAGCGTGCGCACCGGCCGCTGGGTGGTGGGCAAGCTGGCGCGCGAACTGGGCCTGAGCCTGACCGGCGGCTCGTCGAGCGTGGCCGATGCATGGGAGCCGGTGCGCCTCGCGGCGGCCACGGCGCGGGCGCAGCTGCTGGGCGCCGCCTCGCTTCGCTGGAAGCTCCCGGCCGACGAACTGAGCGTGGCCGATGGCGTCATCTCGCACACCGGCGACAGCCGGCGCGCGCACTACGGCGAGCTGGTGGGTACGGCCGTGGCCACGCCGCCGGGGCCGGTGCAGCTCAAGCCGCGCGAGCAGTGGAAGCTGATCGGCCGCGCCGCGCCGCGCATCGACCTGCCGGCCAAGGTGGACGGCACGGCGCGGTTCGGCCTCGACGTTCGCCTGCCCGGCCTCGTCTACGCCGTGGTTCGCCATGCGCCGGCACTGGGCGGCAGCCCGGGCCGCGTCGATGTCGAGCCGGCGATGAAGCTTGCCGGCGTCGAGCGTGTCGTGCGGCTCGGCCCCTATGCGGGCTCGACCGCGGCGCTCGCCGTGATCGGCCGCAGCAGCTGGCATGCGCGGCGAGGCGCCGCCGCGCTGGCAGTCGACTGGCAGCCGCCGCCCGCGGGCACGCTGGACAGCAACAGCATTGCCGCCTCGCTCGATGCCGCCGCGCGTGCGGCCGCGGCGAGCGACGAAGGCCTGGCCTTCTACCGCCGTGGCGATGCCAACCTCACTCTGGCCGGCGCCGCGCGGCGCGTCGAGGCGCTGTACCGCGCGCCCTACCTGGCGCATGCGGCGATGGAGCCGATCAATTGCACCGCCCGCGTGGCCGACGGTCGGGTCGAGCTGTGGGCTCCCACGCAGGTGCCGAGCTTCGCGCGCGCCATCGCCGCGCGCGTGGCCGGCGTGCCGGAGTCGAACGTCACGCTGCACGTCACCTACCTGGGCGGCGGCTTCGGCCGGCGCCTCGAGGTGGACGTGATCGGCCAGGCGGTGCGCGTGGCGCTGGAGACCGGCGGCCGGCCGGTGCAACTGCTGTGGACGCGCGAGGAAGACATGACCCACGACTTCTACCGCCCGGCCGGCGCCGCGCTGATGCAGGCCGGGCTGGATGCGCAGGGCCGCGTGCAGGCGCTGAAGATCACCAGCGCCGGCGACGCCATCACGCCGCGCTTCATGGAGCGCAATGCGCCGGGGCTGGCCGGGCCGCTGGACCTGCCCGACAAGACCGCCAGCGAAGGCCTGTTCGACCTGCCCTACGACGTGCCGCACCAGCGCATCGCCCATGTCGCCACGCGCAGCGGCGTACCGGTGGGCAACTGGCGTTCAGTGGGCCACTCGCACAACGCCTTCTTCAGCGAGTCCTTCGTCGACGAGCTGGCGCACGCCGCGGGGCGCGACCCGGTGGCCTTTCGGCTGTCGATGCTCGAGGGCTTGCCGCGCCATGCCGCGGTGCTGAAGCTCGTGGCGGAGAAGGCCGGCTGGGGCGCACCGCTGCCCGCCGGCACGGCGCGCGGCGTGGCGCTGCACGAGAGCTTCGGCAGCATGGTCGCACAGGTGGTCGAGGCCTCGCTGGCCGACGGCCGGCCGATCGTGCGGCGCGTCGTCTGCGCCGCCGACGTGGGCACGGTGGTGCACCCCGGCATCGTCGTGCAGCAGATGGAAAGCGCCATCGTGTTCGGCCTGTCGGCAGCGCTGTTCGGCCGCGTCGACATCGTCGCCAGCGTCGTGCAGCAGAACAACTTTCCGAACCACCCGATCCTCACGATGGCGCAGACGCCGCGCATCGAGACGCACCTGGTGGCCAGCACGAACGCGCCGGGCGGCGTGGGTGAGCCCGGCACACCGCCGGTAGCGCCGGCGCTGGCCAATGCGCTGTTCGCACTGACCGGCCGGCGGCTGCGCGAACTGCCGCTGCTGTAA
- a CDS encoding (2Fe-2S)-binding protein has protein sequence MQLTINGTRRDLPDDAVDPDMPLLWALRDVLGLTGTKFGCGVSACGACTVHVDGQARRSCVTPLSAVAGKSVRTIEGLAPAGGLHALQKAWLEHQAPQCGYCQSGMLMAAAALLEHMPKPSDADIDAAITNLCRCGSYPRVRAAIHAAAAEMRGAK, from the coding sequence ATGCAGCTGACCATCAACGGCACCCGCCGCGATCTCCCCGACGACGCGGTCGATCCCGACATGCCGTTGCTGTGGGCTCTGCGCGACGTGCTCGGACTTACCGGCACGAAGTTCGGCTGCGGCGTCTCGGCCTGCGGCGCATGCACCGTGCATGTGGATGGCCAAGCACGGCGATCGTGCGTTACGCCACTGTCGGCGGTGGCCGGCAAGTCGGTGCGCACGATCGAGGGGCTCGCACCCGCGGGCGGCCTGCACGCGCTGCAGAAGGCCTGGCTCGAGCATCAGGCGCCGCAGTGCGGCTATTGCCAGAGCGGCATGCTGATGGCCGCCGCGGCACTGCTCGAGCACATGCCGAAGCCGAGCGATGCCGACATCGACGCGGCCATCACCAACCTGTGCCGTTGTGGCAGCTACCCCCGCGTGCGCGCCGCCATCCACGCGGCCGCGGCCGAGATGCGCGGCGCGAAGTGA